A single Chloroflexota bacterium DNA region contains:
- a CDS encoding cobalamin-binding protein, with product MRKLALVVLALVFLLSACALPAPAPGEITDQLGRPVRLDGPPQRIVSMSPSNTEILFALGLGDRVVGVTDYCDFPPEALNKPRIGGFSNPDLEKLVALSPDLIVADQIHEKEVVPELERRNLPVFVIDPRNMDQVLESIVLLGRATGTEAEAARLVEEMKIRIGAVSQRVAGLSPQERPRVLSITWHDPLWTAGKGTWEDQLISMAGGQNLFPDLEGYKTVDLEMVLNRDPQVIIASSGHGEALRAPYLWARDEPRLKGTEALKKGRVYEIDADIVSRPGPRLVEGLEEMLRLLHPDLNR from the coding sequence ATGAGAAAGTTGGCCCTGGTTGTTCTCGCGCTGGTCTTCCTTCTTTCTGCCTGCGCCCTGCCAGCGCCCGCCCCCGGTGAGATTACCGACCAGCTGGGCAGGCCCGTCCGTCTGGATGGCCCCCCCCAGAGGATAGTATCCATGTCCCCCTCCAACACCGAAATCCTCTTTGCCCTGGGGCTGGGGGACAGGGTGGTGGGGGTCACCGATTACTGCGATTTCCCCCCAGAAGCCCTGAACAAGCCAAGAATAGGGGGCTTCTCCAACCCCGACCTGGAAAAGCTGGTCGCCCTCTCCCCCGACCTTATTGTTGCCGACCAGATCCACGAAAAAGAGGTCGTCCCTGAGCTGGAACGGAGGAACCTCCCCGTCTTCGTCATTGACCCCAGAAACATGGACCAGGTGCTGGAGTCCATCGTCCTCCTGGGCCGGGCGACCGGCACAGAGGCCGAGGCAGCGAGGCTGGTGGAGGAGATGAAGATAAGAATTGGAGCCGTATCCCAGAGAGTTGCCGGGCTCTCCCCCCAAGAGAGGCCCCGGGTGCTTTCTATCACCTGGCATGACCCCCTGTGGACGGCAGGGAAGGGGACATGGGAAGACCAGCTCATCTCCATGGCCGGGGGACAGAACCTCTTCCCCGACCTGGAGGGGTACAAGACGGTGGACCTGGAGATGGTGCTGAACAGGGACCCCCAGGTCATCATTGCCAGTAGCGGGCACGGGGAGGCGCTGAGAGCGCCCTACCTCTGGGCCCGGGACGAGCCCAGGCTGAAGGGGACCGAGGCCCTCAAGAAGGGCAGGGTCTATGAAATTGACGCCGATATTGTCTCCCGCCCCGGCCCCCGGCTGGTGGAGGGCCTGGAAGAGATGCTCCGGCTTCTTCATCCGGACCTGAACAGGTGA
- a CDS encoding GYD domain-containing protein — translation MAWRSKKEVYPVSKYVTLVRLSAQGMASMGDPKKAYDEMVEASARMGINVIGGYATLGPYDLMVLYDAPNETAAAGMAMGLCARMNGQAETWTLIPPEDFGKLPVKK, via the coding sequence ATGGCATGGCGGAGCAAGAAGGAGGTGTATCCGGTGTCGAAGTACGTCACTTTGGTCAGACTGTCAGCCCAAGGCATGGCGAGCATGGGTGACCCCAAGAAGGCTTATGATGAGATGGTAGAGGCCAGCGCGCGGATGGGGATCAACGTTATCGGAGGGTACGCCACGCTGGGGCCGTATGACCTGATGGTACTCTATGATGCCCCAAATGAGACGGCAGCCGCAGGTATGGCGATGGGCCTCTGTGCTAGGATGAACGGACAAGCAGAAACTTGGACTCTGATCCCCCCGGAGGATTTCGGCAAGCTGCCAGTCAAGAAGTAG
- the ftsA gene encoding cell division protein FtsA gives MLWFRRKPSSNGKIYSAVDVGTTKVCTLIGSMEDDDYLRILGVGISRSKGMRKAVVIDLKEVGKSVRDSVKKAEADSGLRLTPAYIGITGGHVSSFNTRSTLAVPEGREVQTKELKRLVGHVNDMRMSRERELVHALPQMYRLDGQTGIKNPVGMHGLNLDADVHMVTVAADAVKNLVKSVRKAGVIPEDIVLEPLASGEAVLRPVEKDVGVVVVDIGGGTTDIAVYKNGNILHTAAIPVAGYQLTHDLAVGLNIAFETAEEFKLNHASLNSKAPVYPASEIPLRARDGQAVPYHKAMEILSARVEELLKLIWVELSGEDLSKLAPAGVVLTGGTSKLPGIAEMAREVFNVPCRVGVPRNISGMVQHLHDPAFATSVGLLFWGVKYAKQELKKHHNPSPLMRLWLGVTRRWRGTVW, from the coding sequence ATGCTCTGGTTTCGCCGAAAACCGAGCTCGAATGGCAAGATCTACTCTGCAGTGGATGTGGGCACCACCAAGGTCTGCACTCTAATCGGTTCTATGGAAGATGACGACTACCTCCGCATATTGGGAGTTGGCATTTCCAGAAGCAAGGGCATGCGTAAGGCGGTAGTCATCGACCTAAAAGAAGTCGGGAAGTCGGTTAGGGACTCAGTAAAAAAGGCGGAGGCTGACAGCGGGCTGCGGTTGACCCCAGCCTATATTGGTATTACTGGCGGTCATGTCAGTTCCTTCAACACCCGCAGCACCCTGGCGGTGCCCGAAGGCCGCGAGGTGCAGACCAAGGAGTTGAAGCGGCTGGTCGGGCACGTGAATGATATGCGCATGTCGCGGGAGAGGGAGTTGGTCCATGCCCTGCCCCAAATGTATAGGCTGGATGGGCAGACAGGCATAAAGAACCCTGTGGGCATGCACGGCCTCAACCTGGATGCGGACGTCCATATGGTAACAGTGGCCGCCGATGCTGTTAAGAATCTGGTCAAATCAGTGCGGAAAGCAGGGGTGATTCCCGAAGACATCGTTCTGGAGCCGCTGGCCTCCGGTGAAGCGGTGTTGCGACCGGTGGAAAAGGATGTAGGTGTGGTAGTGGTGGACATCGGTGGCGGCACCACCGACATAGCAGTGTACAAGAACGGCAATATCCTGCATACCGCGGCTATCCCTGTGGCCGGCTATCAGCTGACACATGACCTGGCTGTAGGTCTGAACATCGCCTTCGAGACGGCTGAGGAGTTCAAGCTCAACCATGCCAGCCTGAACAGCAAGGCGCCTGTCTACCCGGCATCAGAAATCCCTCTTAGGGCTCGCGATGGCCAAGCGGTACCTTATCACAAAGCTATGGAGATCCTCTCCGCCAGAGTAGAGGAGTTGCTAAAGCTGATTTGGGTTGAGCTCTCCGGAGAGGACCTATCCAAATTGGCGCCAGCGGGAGTGGTCCTCACTGGGGGCACCTCCAAGTTGCCCGGCATTGCCGAGATGGCCCGGGAGGTGTTCAATGTACCCTGCCGTGTGGGTGTTCCGCGGAACATAAGTGGGATGGTGCAACACCTTCACGACCCGGCTTTCGCTACCAGCGTGGGCCTGCTTTTCTGGGGTGTTAAGTATGCCAAGCAAGAACTGAAGAAGCATCACAACCCCAGCCCACTGATGCGGCTGTGGCTTGGGGTGACGCGTCGCTGGCGAGGGACAGTTTGGTGA
- the heR gene encoding heliorhodopsin HeR has translation MGRLRWFNGVMGLVHFVQGILMLWLSNDFSLPVSASFLRFDPAAKRLVPTPETLFDLRIGPLVAAFLFMSALAHFLIASPGIYDWYIRNLKRGINYARWIEYAFSASVMIVAIAMLVGIYDIASLVLIFALNAMMMLFGLIMELHNQATEKTNWTSFWFGVIAGAVPWVAIAIYLIGAGSGVPSFVYWIYVSIFLFFNSFAINMVLQYKKVGPWREYLYGERAYIVLSLVAKSALAWQVFAGTLRPA, from the coding sequence ATGGGTCGACTTCGGTGGTTCAATGGAGTGATGGGGCTGGTTCATTTTGTCCAAGGCATCTTGATGCTGTGGCTAAGCAACGACTTCTCGCTGCCGGTCTCGGCATCCTTTTTGCGGTTTGACCCAGCCGCGAAAAGGCTTGTGCCGACTCCAGAGACGCTATTCGACCTTCGCATCGGACCATTAGTTGCTGCCTTTCTCTTTATGTCTGCTCTTGCTCATTTCCTGATCGCTTCGCCGGGCATCTATGACTGGTATATCCGCAACCTGAAAAGAGGCATCAACTATGCCCGCTGGATAGAGTACGCATTTAGTGCCTCAGTGATGATCGTCGCTATCGCTATGCTCGTGGGCATCTACGACATTGCCAGCTTGGTTCTCATCTTTGCCTTGAACGCGATGATGATGCTATTCGGACTGATTATGGAGCTACACAACCAGGCGACGGAAAAAACCAACTGGACATCATTTTGGTTCGGGGTGATAGCTGGCGCGGTGCCCTGGGTTGCCATAGCAATTTACCTTATCGGGGCTGGTAGTGGCGTTCCCAGCTTCGTGTACTGGATCTATGTTTCTATCTTCCTCTTCTTCAACAGCTTCGCCATCAACATGGTCCTTCAATACAAGAAGGTCGGACCCTGGAGGGAGTATCTCTACGGAGAGCGAGCTTATATAGTCCTCAGTCTCGTTGCGAAATCAGCCCTGGCATGGCAGGTCTTTGCTGGCACTTTGCGGCCTGCATAA
- a CDS encoding methyltransferase domain-containing protein, producing MEKGKRPEAPGILPVSRTKEEAKRSYDRISKVYDFFAEPFERKHAETALEHLSIKEGETVLEIGFGTGHCLKRIAEAVGKTGRVYGVDISSGMLEVTRRRLGKARLMERVELHCADALSLPYTDDTFDAAFMSFTLELFDTPEIPRLLKEVKRVLKPGGRIGVASMSKENGESLSLRLYEWAHRKWPKYVDCRPIYVEQSLRDAGYEIREKDKEKLFGLPGEIVVAVKES from the coding sequence ATGGAAAAGGGAAAGAGACCAGAAGCTCCAGGCATACTTCCTGTTTCCAGAACGAAAGAGGAAGCCAAGCGGTCATATGACCGCATAAGCAAGGTGTACGACTTCTTCGCTGAGCCCTTCGAGCGAAAGCACGCTGAAACGGCTCTTGAGCATCTCTCTATCAAAGAGGGTGAAACCGTGCTAGAGATCGGTTTTGGTACCGGGCATTGTCTGAAGCGAATAGCAGAAGCGGTTGGCAAGACGGGCAGAGTCTACGGTGTAGACATTTCCTCCGGTATGCTGGAGGTCACACGGAGACGGCTAGGCAAAGCTCGGCTTATGGAAAGAGTGGAGCTACATTGTGCGGATGCGTTGAGTCTCCCATATACTGACGACACTTTCGACGCCGCCTTTATGAGCTTCACCCTTGAACTTTTTGACACCCCTGAGATCCCGAGGCTGCTTAAAGAGGTCAAGAGAGTGCTCAAGCCCGGGGGCAGGATCGGGGTTGCCAGCATGTCCAAAGAGAACGGGGAATCTCTTTCACTGAGGCTCTATGAATGGGCACATAGAAAGTGGCCTAAGTATGTTGATTGCAGGCCTATCTACGTGGAACAATCCCTACGGGACGCTGGATATGAAATAAGAGAGAAGGACAAAGAAAAGTTGTTTGGCCTACCTGGCGAAATTGTTGTCGCCGTGAAAGAAAGCTAG
- a CDS encoding tyrosine-type recombinase/integrase: MSLGGSGRVERTLETYGQALRMLVEFAKREGLPALVEMEPDHLRYWLQSLYKRGNKASSVSVRYRALNRFYRWAVREGELDENPLAKVDPPRIPDEIQPWYRPEEVEKVLRAVGREPGVKAFEYRDTALILTLYDAGPRAAEVCGMKVSDIDWKHRTVLVMGKAGKQRRISIGARAAEAIDRYLRRRGVKSDILWLAKGTKSFTTNGLRMMLERRFKIAEVQFRGAHAFRRGFAMSYLAAGGQEGDLKELGGWESYAMVSRYARGNAAERAVDAHKKFSPGDRLNVH; encoded by the coding sequence TTGAGCCTGGGAGGCTCGGGGAGGGTGGAGCGGACACTGGAGACTTACGGGCAGGCTTTGAGGATGCTGGTGGAGTTCGCCAAGAGGGAGGGGTTGCCCGCGCTGGTGGAGATGGAGCCGGACCACCTGCGTTACTGGCTACAGAGTCTATACAAGCGAGGCAACAAGGCAAGCTCGGTTTCCGTGAGATACCGCGCTCTAAACCGCTTTTACCGCTGGGCCGTGCGCGAAGGGGAGTTGGATGAAAATCCTCTGGCCAAGGTGGACCCGCCCCGAATCCCAGACGAGATTCAACCGTGGTATCGCCCGGAGGAGGTGGAGAAGGTGCTAAGGGCGGTGGGGCGGGAGCCGGGTGTCAAAGCATTTGAGTACCGCGACACAGCGCTGATTCTCACCCTCTACGATGCTGGCCCGAGGGCGGCAGAGGTCTGCGGCATGAAGGTGTCCGACATCGACTGGAAGCACCGCACTGTTCTGGTGATGGGCAAGGCAGGGAAGCAGCGGAGAATCAGCATCGGGGCCAGGGCGGCAGAGGCCATTGACCGCTACCTCAGGAGGCGGGGGGTTAAGTCCGATATCCTGTGGCTGGCCAAGGGGACCAAGTCCTTCACCACGAACGGGCTGCGGATGATGCTGGAGCGGCGCTTCAAGATAGCCGAAGTCCAGTTCCGCGGCGCCCATGCCTTCAGGCGGGGCTTCGCCATGTCCTACTTGGCTGCCGGTGGGCAGGAAGGAGACCTCAAGGAGTTGGGTGGGTGGGAGTCTTACGCCATGGTGAGCCGCTATGCCAGAGGAAACGCAGCCGAGAGAGCTGTAGACGCCCACAAGAAGTTTAGTCCCGGCGACCGCCTGAACGTGCACTAG
- a CDS encoding iron chelate uptake ABC transporter family permease subunit codes for MLGLFILLGASVALATAVGSVDIPWATVGGLLFSWLPWIDPPRTPETLATIVLDIRLPRVILGGLVGAALAMAGATYQGLFRNPLADPYLLGVAQGSALGATIGFLLPFSGTVMGLGLVPVLALLGGLLSAATVYALAQVGRALPMTTLILAGVALGAFLASITSYLLIISGHQLHGILLWLMGGFSLSHWGEVKVLLPYVIVGAGAIYLYSQPLNLMQLDEEQAQQLGVHVERVKVTLLIAATLVTATAVSFAGTIGFVGIIVPHAVRLVWGPDHRFLLPLSCLAGAIFLILADTFARTIFSPTEIPVGVVTAFVGAPFFLYLLRQKKRAVF; via the coding sequence ATCCTGGGGCTCTTCATCCTTCTTGGCGCTAGTGTGGCACTGGCCACCGCGGTGGGCAGCGTGGATATCCCCTGGGCCACCGTCGGCGGTCTGCTCTTCTCCTGGCTGCCCTGGATAGACCCCCCACGGACACCGGAGACCCTGGCCACCATCGTCCTGGACATAAGGCTGCCCCGGGTCATTCTGGGGGGGCTGGTGGGGGCGGCCCTGGCCATGGCGGGGGCCACCTACCAGGGCCTCTTCCGCAACCCCCTGGCCGACCCCTATCTCCTGGGGGTGGCCCAGGGGTCGGCCCTGGGGGCCACCATCGGTTTCCTCCTCCCCTTCTCCGGCACCGTCATGGGGCTGGGGCTGGTCCCCGTCCTGGCCCTTCTCGGAGGGCTCCTGAGCGCCGCCACCGTTTACGCCCTGGCACAGGTGGGCAGGGCCCTCCCCATGACCACCCTCATCCTGGCCGGGGTGGCCCTGGGGGCCTTCCTGGCATCTATCACCTCCTACCTCCTCATCATATCCGGGCATCAGCTCCACGGCATCCTCCTCTGGCTGATGGGCGGCTTCTCCCTGAGCCACTGGGGCGAGGTGAAGGTCCTCCTTCCCTATGTGATAGTGGGGGCTGGGGCCATCTACCTCTACAGCCAACCCCTTAACCTGATGCAGCTGGACGAAGAGCAGGCCCAGCAGCTAGGTGTCCATGTGGAGCGGGTGAAGGTGACCCTGTTGATAGCGGCCACCCTGGTCACCGCCACAGCTGTCTCTTTTGCGGGGACCATTGGCTTCGTGGGCATCATCGTCCCCCATGCCGTCCGCCTGGTCTGGGGGCCGGACCACCGCTTCTTGCTCCCCCTCTCCTGTTTGGCGGGGGCCATCTTCCTTATCCTGGCCGACACCTTTGCCCGCACCATCTTTTCCCCCACCGAAATCCCTGTGGGGGTGGTCACCGCTTTTGTCGGGGCACCCTTCTTCCTCTATCTGCTGAGGCAGAAGAAAAGGGCGGTATTCTAG
- a CDS encoding SDR family oxidoreductase codes for MIVVTGATGHIGNVLVRELITRGQTVRALVLPDDDCRPLAGLNTEIVYGDVTDLKGLESAFVSGDVVFHLAGIVTIMPGMKKTLERVNVGGVRNVATACRTAGVRRLVYTSSIHAIAEPPHGTVIDESQPFDPDRVLGDYARSKAQATILLLDEVHKGGLDAVICCPTGVIGPWDYGISNIGQLILDFAGGHLKSYVRGAYDFVDVRDVVNGLILAAEKGQPGRHYIFSGAQVQVPELMKELERNIGHPAPTYEIPPAIARVAGVLASIYYRLVRRRPVFTAYSIDVLRSNSQVSSARAREELGFTTRPWQDSICDHVNWFRSEGILPTRG; via the coding sequence ATGATTGTCGTCACAGGGGCGACGGGTCACATTGGCAACGTTCTCGTTCGTGAGTTAATTACACGCGGTCAAACCGTCCGTGCCCTCGTCCTGCCCGATGACGACTGCCGTCCCTTGGCTGGCCTAAACACTGAGATTGTCTATGGCGATGTTACTGACTTAAAAGGCCTGGAATCCGCATTTGTCAGTGGGGATGTCGTCTTTCACCTGGCTGGTATTGTAACCATCATGCCGGGCATGAAGAAGACGTTGGAGCGGGTAAACGTGGGCGGCGTGCGCAATGTGGCCACGGCCTGTCGCACTGCAGGTGTTCGCCGCCTTGTCTATACCAGTTCCATCCACGCCATCGCCGAGCCGCCGCATGGGACGGTAATCGATGAGTCGCAACCTTTTGATCCCGACCGAGTCTTAGGTGACTACGCCCGCAGCAAGGCACAGGCCACCATCCTTCTCCTAGATGAAGTGCACAAGGGAGGACTTGATGCAGTAATCTGCTGCCCGACAGGCGTTATCGGCCCTTGGGATTATGGGATCTCCAATATTGGCCAGTTGATACTTGATTTTGCAGGTGGGCACCTGAAGTCATATGTGCGTGGTGCCTACGATTTCGTGGACGTGCGTGATGTCGTTAACGGCCTCATCCTTGCTGCCGAAAAGGGGCAACCAGGGCGCCATTATATTTTCTCCGGTGCACAGGTGCAGGTTCCAGAACTGATGAAAGAATTGGAGCGAAATATCGGCCACCCTGCTCCGACCTATGAGATACCACCCGCAATAGCCCGCGTTGCCGGTGTGCTTGCGAGCATTTACTACCGACTAGTACGGAGGCGGCCGGTGTTTACTGCCTACTCAATTGACGTGCTTCGTAGTAACTCACAAGTGAGTTCAGCGCGGGCGCGTGAGGAACTTGGCTTTACGACCAGGCCATGGCAGGACTCTATTTGTGACCATGTCAACTGGTTTCGTTCTGAAGGTATACTGCCCACACGCGGCTAG
- a CDS encoding ATP-binding cassette domain-containing protein encodes MLPLRIKDLTLGYGSRVVLRQLSLEVGPGQVLGILGPNGSGKTTLLTAISGVLRPWAGEIALNGQSLHRMSRLALARLVAVVPQNPSLPVAFTALEIALMGRYPHLGFLGFEGQKDLALAWEALEKTGMEQLAQRTVGQLSGGERQRLVIARALAQEPQLLLLDEPLAHLDLQHQLETIALVQDLARRGLSSLVAMHDLTQAARFCKRLVLLKDGSIRAQGLPEEVLTPENIEAAFGVEALVYPHLLGGHPVIDPIPRRPRTGRRIHIIGGGGKAARVMQALHAEGYRLSIGVLNEGDTDLAAARALGVPAVAIPAFSGIDGKSYQHNLELIAEAEVVVMAEVPFGWANLLNLKAAAQARRLVLLDETPIQERDFTGGSAAAIYLNLKAQATGTNPDGLLPSVKGLLCERPD; translated from the coding sequence GTGCTCCCCCTTCGGATAAAGGATTTAACCCTGGGATATGGCAGCCGGGTGGTCCTCCGCCAGTTAAGCCTGGAGGTGGGCCCGGGCCAGGTCCTGGGGATACTTGGCCCCAACGGCTCAGGCAAGACTACCCTCCTCACAGCCATCAGCGGGGTGCTCCGCCCCTGGGCCGGAGAGATAGCCCTCAACGGCCAGAGCCTCCACAGGATGTCCCGCCTGGCCCTGGCCCGCCTGGTGGCGGTGGTGCCCCAGAACCCCTCCCTCCCCGTGGCCTTTACCGCTCTGGAGATTGCCCTCATGGGCCGCTATCCCCACCTGGGCTTCCTGGGCTTTGAGGGGCAGAAGGACCTGGCCCTGGCCTGGGAGGCCCTGGAGAAGACAGGGATGGAGCAGCTAGCCCAGCGGACGGTGGGCCAGCTTTCGGGAGGGGAAAGACAGCGACTGGTTATCGCCCGGGCCCTGGCCCAGGAGCCCCAGCTTTTGCTGCTGGATGAGCCCCTGGCCCATCTGGACCTCCAGCACCAGCTGGAGACGATAGCCCTGGTGCAGGACCTGGCCCGGCGGGGCCTCAGCAGCCTTGTCGCCATGCATGACCTCACCCAGGCCGCCCGGTTCTGCAAGCGCCTGGTGCTCTTGAAAGACGGCTCCATCCGGGCCCAGGGCCTGCCAGAAGAGGTGCTCACGCCGGAGAACATAGAGGCAGCCTTCGGGGTCGAGGCCCTTGTCTATCCCCACCTCCTCGGCGGCCATCCCGTGATTGACCCCATCCCCCGCAGGCCCAGGACCGGACGGCGCATCCATATCATCGGGGGCGGGGGCAAAGCCGCCAGGGTAATGCAGGCCCTCCATGCCGAGGGCTACCGCTTGAGCATCGGGGTGCTGAACGAAGGGGATACCGACCTGGCGGCGGCCCGGGCCCTGGGGGTCCCTGCAGTGGCCATCCCTGCCTTCTCCGGCATAGACGGGAAGAGCTACCAGCATAACCTGGAGCTGATTGCTGAGGCCGAGGTGGTGGTGATGGCCGAGGTGCCCTTCGGCTGGGCCAACCTCCTCAACCTCAAGGCAGCTGCTCAGGCCCGCCGGCTGGTCCTCCTGGATGAGACGCCCATCCAGGAGCGGGATTTCACCGGGGGCAGCGCCGCCGCCATCTACCTCAATCTCAAGGCCCAGGCTACTGGCACTAACCCCGATGGGCTTCTCCCTTCGGTTAAGGGCCTGCTATGCGAGAGGCCGGACTAG
- a CDS encoding YIP1 family protein translates to MLVVIMGSLATGIGSLTEGGWLGLVFGILVGLVGWVVWAWLNYFLGARLFREPQTHADWGQLARTMGFAYTPRLLAVLSLIPIPSLLALVFLGVAVWSWVAMVIAVRQALDYKSTTRAVGVTLLGFVLNVAILVVVQVVLIEPIARLGG, encoded by the coding sequence ATGCTAGTGGTAATCATGGGGTCCCTGGCCACTGGCATTGGGAGCCTGACAGAAGGAGGGTGGCTGGGGCTCGTCTTCGGCATACTGGTGGGCCTGGTGGGGTGGGTGGTTTGGGCATGGCTAAACTACTTCTTGGGGGCGCGCCTCTTCAGAGAGCCCCAGACTCATGCGGACTGGGGACAACTGGCCAGAACTATGGGATTTGCTTACACGCCCAGGCTACTGGCGGTCTTAAGCCTCATCCCTATTCCTTCTCTGCTTGCCCTAGTCTTCCTTGGCGTCGCCGTGTGGAGTTGGGTCGCCATGGTGATTGCAGTGCGGCAGGCATTAGACTATAAGAGCACGACTAGGGCAGTGGGCGTTACCTTGCTTGGGTTCGTTCTGAACGTGGCTATCTTAGTAGTGGTGCAAGTGGTGCTAATTGAACCTATCGCACGCCTTGGTGGGTAG